The following DNA comes from Cellulomonas soli.
GATCGCCCTGACCGGCGAGCAGATCGGCAACTTCCCGCAGGCGTTCACGCACCTGGCGTTGATCGACGCGGCGATCACGCTCGACCGCCAGCTCGACGCCCGCAGCCGCACCTGGCCCTGATGCGAGCCGATCTGACCCGACCCGACCCGACGGCTCGTGTCATCCGCCCCGGATGAGGACGCCGCGACCCGGGCGCTGCGAGTCTGGTCGGGCCAGCCGTCCGACGGAGGAGCGACATGACCGAGAAGCACCGGGCGCCGGGCGCCGTCGTCGAGAACACGTCGTGGACGACCGAACCGGGACCGACCGCGTGGGTGGGCTGGATCGCGTTCGCCGGTGCCATGATGATCATGCTGGGCCTGTTCCACGCCATCCAGGGCCTGGTCGCGCTGTTCCGCGACGAGTACTTCCTCGTCGCCCCGAGCGGGCTGGCGATCAGCATCGACTACTCCCAGTGGGGCTGGATCCACCTGGTCCTCGGCATCGTGGTCGCAGGTGCCGGGCTCGCGCTGCTCGTCGGGCAGATGTGGGCGCGGGTCGTCGCCGTGCTGCTCGCGTTCCTCAGCGCCCTGGCGAGCGTCGCGTTCCTGGCGGCCTACCCCATCTGGTCGGTGCTGATGATCGCGGTCGCCATCCTGGTCATCTGGGCCGTCATGGTGCACGGGCGGGAGATGAGGCGGGTCGACGTCTGAGCGGACCCCGGCGCCCTGCCCGCGTCGGACCCACCCGATGGCCGACCGTGACCCTCGGGGATACCGTGGCGTGGCCGGGGTGAGTGACGCCCGGCCACGGTCGGGGGTCACCGGGGGGTGCCATGCGGCAGGTGGTCGAGCAGGCCGCGCCCGCAGCGCCCGGCACCGCAGCAGCGCGCCCCTCGCGTCCCCGTGACGCGTACCCGCCGTCCCGCTTCCAGGTCCCGACCGTCCCTGACGGCCTCGTGCGTCGCGAGCGGCTCCTGCACCGGGTGTCGTCCGGGGTGCAGGGACCGCTGACCCTCGTCAGCGCGGCGGCGGGCAGCGGCAAGACGAGCCTGCTGGCCTCGTGGGCCGCCGACCGCGCGATCCCCGGACCGCTGGTGTGGATGAGGCTCCAGGAGGGTGACGAGCACCCCGACGCCTTCTGGTCCTCGCTCGCGCGAGGTCTGACCGTCGGGGACGCCGCTCTCTCCGGGCTGCCGCTGCCCGACCTGCCGGGCCCAGCCGGTGCGACCGGTACGACCGCTCCGCCCGGGCCGGCCGACCGGGCCGTGCTCGACATGCTCGCCTGGTGGCTGACCGACGCGGGCGGGCGGACGGTCCTGGTGCTGGACGACGCGGAGTACCTGGCGGACCGCGCGCTCGGCGACGGCCTCGGGTACCTCCTGCGCCACAGCGGGGAACACCTTCACGTGGTGCTGCTCACCCGCACCGAGCCGTGCCTGCCTCTGCACCGGTACCGGCTCGACGGCGACGTCACCGAGATCCGTCAGGCCGACCTCGCTCTCACGGACCACGAGGCCGTCGCCCTCCTGGAGGCCGCACAGGTCGACCTGGCGCAGGTCGAGCTGACCGACCTGATGGAGCGCACGCACGGGTGGGTCGCGGGGGTGCGGTTCGCCGCACGGGAGCTCGCCGGGCGTCCGCGCGTCGGGTCGGGCCACGCCGGGCCGGGTGCGTCCACGAGCGAGTCCGGCGGAGTCGAGGCCGAGGTCGGGGTTGGCGTCCGCGACGACGAGCCGACGGACGGTGCTCTGACGGCCTACCTGCGGGCCGAGGTCCTCGACGCGCAGCCGGCCGAGCTGCGGGAGGCGATGCTGCGCTGCGGTGTCGTCGACGTCCTCGAGGCGGGACTGGTCGACGCACTCGTCGACGGGGCGCACGGGCAACAGGTGATCGACCGGCTGACCGCCTCGGGCGCGTTGCTGGACGCCGACCCGGACCGGCGAGGGAGCTTCCGGTTCCAGCCGCAGCTGCGTGACCTGCTCCGTGCACAGCTCTCGGAGGAGAGCCCGGAGACGGTCGCGACCGGTCATCGACGCGCCGCGCAGTGGTTCGCGGCACAGGGACGCTCGGGTGCCGCGATCAGCCACGCCGTGCGTGCCGGTGCCTGGGACCTTGCCGCTGCGGTCGCCGTGGACGGGCTCGACGCGGCGGCCGCGCTCGCCGGCCGCGTCGAGCCGCACCTGCGCGTGCTCCTGGACGGGCTGCCCGACGACGTGCGGGGCGCGGAATCCGCCCTGGTGCGGGCCACGGCGGCGCGGCTGGCGGACGACGGGGAGCTGGTGGCGCGCGAGCTGCGTCGGGCCCGCGCGGGTGTCCGGGTGCCGGAGGAGCGTCGGTTCGACGCGAGCCTGCTCACCCTCGCGCTGCTGGAGGCCGAGCAGGCGACGCGGGCAGGCGACGGGCACGGCGCGGCGGCAGCCCTCTCCACGGCCGAGCGGCGGCTCCGCCGCACCAGCGGGGGGACGCCGGGACACCGGTCGGCGGTAGGGCGCCTGCTGGCCGTGCAGCGGTGCGAGCTCGACCTGCTCCGGTGCGAGCTGGCCGACGTCGCGGTGGCCGCGGCCGATCTCGAGCGGGTGCCCCAGGGGCAGGCCACCGCGCTCCGACGCCGAGCCCGTGCGGCGGCAGCTCTGAGCTGGTCGCTGACCGGGCAGCTGCGCCGCGCCGCCGCCGCGGCCCGTCTGGCGCTCGACGCCCGCCCCGGCGACGACCGGTGGGCGAGCGTGCGTGCGCTCCTCGCGCTGGCCTGGGTCGCGACCGAGGAGTACGACCTCGACGGCGCCGGGACGCTCGCCGCCGAGGCGTCGCGCCTCGGCGCCGAGGGCGACGCGGTCTGCGCCGTCGTGCTCGCGCTGGTCCGCGGTCGCGTGGTCCACGCGCGCGGTGACGACTGCGCGGCGCAGCAGCACGTCCGCCTCGCACGCTCCGGACGTGGGAGCCGAACGCTCCCGGCGCCGTGGGAGGACCGACTCGTGGCAGCGCAGGCCAGATGGGGTGCGCCGGGGCGTCGCACGGGAGGACCGGCCGGAGAACCGCCCGTGGTGGCGGTCCTCACGCTCGACGCGCGGCTGGATCTCCTGGTGCGGCGGGCCGAACGGGCCGAGAGGGCGGGCGACCGGGACCGCGCGCGGCTGCTGCTCGACCGGGCGCTTCGGCTCGCCGAGCCGGAGCTGATCCGTCGCCCCTTCCTCGAGGCCCCCGCCACGGTGCGGCGGATGCTCCCGGTCCGGACCTCGGCGCCGACGGCCTGGCTCGCGGTCCCGGCCGGGCGCACCGACGCCGGGACCCGCGGGCACCCGGCCGACCTCGGCGGGCAGGGCGTGCGTCGTCCGGGGTCGCAGCACCTGCGTCGGGAGGCGCTGGGTCGCCCGGTCGCGGTGCGTACCGGGTCCTGGGGGCCGCCGTCAGGACGTCGACCTGCGCCGGAGCACCTGACGGCCAAGGAGCTCCAGGTGCTCGAGCACCTCGGCCGCCTCCTGACGACCGCCGAGATCGCCGACACGATGTACGTCTCGGTGAACACGGTGCGGACCCACGTCAGGAACATCCTGCGCAAGCTGGACGTCGCGCGCCGGCACGAGGCGGTGCGCCGGGCTTGGGAGCTGGGCCTGCTCGGGCCGCCCGGTCAGGCGGACGCAGGCCCGGCCCGCGGCCCGGGGTCAGGGGCTGAGGACCGGTGAGGTCGCGATGTCGTCGCAGGAGGCCAGCAGTCGCGCCCGGAGCGGGTTCGAGCGGGCGGCGTACTCGCGCTGCAGGCGCACGTACTCGGCCTTGCCGGTCGGGGTCTCGATCGCGATGGGCTCGAGCCCGTACGACGTCACGTCGTAGGGCGACGCCTGCATGTCGGTCCTACGGATCCGCCCCGCGAGCTCGAAGCAGTCGAGGAGCAGCGCGCCGGGAACCAGCGGGCCGAGCTTGAGCGCCCACTTGTAGAGGTCCATGGTGGCGTGCAGGCACCCCGGCTGCTCGTCGGCGACCTGCGTCTGCCGCGTGGGTTGCAGCGAGTTGCGTGCGACGGCCTCGGGGGTGAAGAACCGGAAGGCGTCGACGTGCGAGCAGCGGATCCGGTGCTGCTCGACGACCGCGTCGGTGCCAGCCGCACCCAGGCGCAGGGGGAGCGGGTGCCGGTGCTCGCCGTCGGGCTCGCGGTAGACCATGGCCCACTCGTGCAGCCCGAAGCACCCGGTGAAGGCCGGGCGGGCGGCGGTGGCGGTGAGCAGCGTGCGGACGAACCGGACGGTGTCGCCGCGCGCCGCGAGGTAGGAGTCGACGTCGAGGGTCACGGCACCGTCCGGTGCGGTGCGGTACCAGCGCCACCCGGCGTGCGGGGCCGGGCCGTCCGCCCCGGGCGCGAGCGCGGTCCCGGCTCCGGGGTGCCAGCGGCGCAGCTGGGCGGGCTTGGTCGGGTAGTACTCGTAGAGGAAGTCCTCGATCGCGTGCCGTTCGTGGCGCGAGCGGCGCTCGCGGTGACCGGCGGTCAGCGCGTCGGCCCGGGCGGCGTGCGCGGCGGCCCGGGCCTGCCAGGTCGCGGGGTCGAGCACGGCCGCGACCCCGGGTGTCGCGGCGGGGGAGGTCATGGGGTCAGGGTAGGCGGCCGGGCCGTTCGGGCAGCGCGTCGGGGGCGAGGTCGGCCGCCCAGGTCGAGGCCGCGTGCAGCGCCCGCTCGAGCGGTCCCCGGCCGAGCCGACGACGCCACGCCCAGCACCCGAGGACGATGACGCCGACGAACCACAGCCACCAGCCGAGCGAGGTGTCCCAGACGATCCACGGCCCGACGACGGCGATGGCGACCAGGTGCGCGGTGTAGGCGGTGAGCGCGAGCGCACCGGTGGCGGCCAGCGGGGACAGGGTCCGGGGCCAGCGGTCGGCGGCGACGAGCGCGGCGGCGAGCACGAGCAGCGCGACACCGGTGTTGCCCACGACCTCGAACGTCGTCGAACTGTGCGGCTCGCTCGTGGCCAGCGGCGTCGGCAGCCCGAGGACGTGCAGCGCGACCCACGACCCGCCGTGCCCGAGCACGACGAGACCCAGGCCGAGCACCGCACCGGCGCGGCGCAGCCGGGTGGAGCGCAGGTCGGACCGGCCGATCGCGAGCCCGGCGAGCACGTACGCCATCCACACGGCGGCCGGGTAGTAGTGCCCGACGACGACGTCGGCAAGGGTCTGCGGGGACCCTGCTGACAGCTCCGGCAGCCGCGGCTGGGCCCACTGGACGACGAGCGGTCCGAGGAGCGCGACCACGGCGGCCGCGGTGACGAGCGCCGACCGTGACCAGGTGAGGGCGACGACGCCGAGCGCGAAGTAGACGGCGTAGGACGTGAGGATGATCGCGATGGGCACGTCGAGCAGCACGAGCGCCTGGCCGAGGGCGAGCAGCAGCCCGCCGCGCACGAGGATCCGCAGCCGGGCCTGCACGAGCCGGGTGCCCTGCACCGGGTCGGTCCCGCCGGACAGCAGCCCGAGCCCGACGCCGGCGAGCACGACGAACAGGGCGGCGGACCGTCCGTCCGCCAGCTGGGAGAACCCGCCGGGCGGGATCGGCCCGTGGTCGTCCGGGCCGACGTGCGCGGTGACCATGCCCAGCACGGCGATCCCGCGGGCGACGTCGACCCCCTCGATCCGGCGCATGGCGGACATGCTACGGAGCGGGGCGTGCGGCGGGGGTGATTCGGCGCACACCCGTGCGTCTCGCATCGCGGTCACCGAGGGTCCGACCCTTGGACCCGAGGCCCCTCACCTGCTTACAGTGTCGTGTGAACTCCCCGTCCCGCCCCGGCGTCTACACGCACGGTCACCACGAGAGCGTGCTGCGCTCGCACCGCTGGCGCACCGCCGAGAACTCCGCCGCCTACCTGCTGCCGTCCTTGCGGCCAGGTCAGAGCCTGCTCGACGTGGGCTGCGGGCCCGGGAACCTCACCGTCGACCTCGCGCGTCGCATCGCTCCGGGTGAGGTCGTCGGGGTCGACGCCTCCGGCGCCGTCATCGAGCTCGCCCAGGCCGAGAACGCCGACGAGCCGCACGTGCGGTTCGAGGTCGCCGACGTCTACGAGCTGCCGTTCGCCGACGGCACGTTCGACGTCGTGCACGCCCACCAGGTCCTCCAGCACCTGGCCGACCCCGTCCTCGCGCTGCGCGAGATGCGCCGCGTCACCCGCCCCGGCGGCATCGTGGCCGTGCGCGACGCCGACTACGCCGGCATGACCTGGTTCCCGCCGTCGCACGGCCTCGACGAGTGGCGCGAGCTCTACCACGAGGTCACCGAGGCCAACGGGCACGAGGCCGACGCCGGCCGTCACCTGCTGTCCTGGGTCCGCGAGGCCGGCTACGACCCCGAGGGCATCACGCCCGGGGCCGGCGCCTGGTGCTACGCCAGCCCGGAGGACCGCACCTGGTGGGCCGGACTGTGGGCGGACCGCATCGTGCAGTCGACGTTCGCCGCCCAGGCGCTCGCGCACGGGCTGGCCGACGAGGTCGGGCTCGAGCTGCTCGCCGACGCCTGGCGCGAGTGGGGCCACCAGCCCGACGCGTGGTTCGCGATCCTGCACGGCGAGGTCGTCGCGCGCGTCTGACTACCCTGGTCACGTGCGCATCGCGAGGTTCACCACCGGCAACGACCCCCGCTACGCCCTCGTCGAGGGCGAACCCGGGTCCGAGGAGCTCGTCGTCATCAGCGGCGACCCCATCTACACCCCGGTCCAGCCGACCGGCGAACGGCTCCGCCTCGACCAGGACGGCGTGCGCCTGCTGGCGCCCGTGATCCCGCGCTCGAAGATCATCGGCGTGGGCCGCAACTACGCCGACCACGCCGCCGAGCACGGCCACGAGGTGCCCGCGCAGCCGCTGCTGTTCCTCAAGCCGAACACCTCCGTGATCGGCCCGGACGACCCGATCGTGCTGCCCGACTGGACCGAGCACGTCGAGCACGAGGCCGAGCTGGCCGTCGTGATCGGCAAGGTCACCAAGGACGTGCGCCCCGACAAGGCGCTCGACCAGGTCTTCGGGTTCACGGTCGCCAACGACGTCACCGCGCGTGACATCCAGCGCTCCGACCTGCAGTGGACCCGGGCCAAGGGGTTCGACACGTCGTGCCCGATCGGCCCGTGGATCGTGCCGGGGCTCGACGTCGACGACCTGGCCGTGCGTGCGCGGGTCAACGGGGTCACCACGCAGGACGGTCGCACGTCGCAGATGGTCTTCGACGTCGCCTACCTGATCTCGTACGTCTCGGAGGTGTTCACGCTGCTGCCCGGCGACGTGATCCTCACCGGCACGCCCGCCGGGGTCAGCCCGATCGTGGCGCGCGACGTCGTCGAGGTCGAGGTCGAGGACATCGGCACGCTGCGCAACCCGGTGCTGCGCCGCTCCTGAGCCCGTCAGCCGGTCGGCGCGCGCTGCTCCTGCTGGTCGGGCACGAGCAGCACGGCCCCGACGAGGAAGCAGACGCCGCCGACGAACGTGCCGAGGTTCGCCAGAGCGGCGTCGCGCAGCTCCCCGGACGGCACGTACTTCGCAGCGACGGCCGAGACCCCGAACGCGACCGATCCGACCAGGTTGAGCGTGGCGACCGCCCAGGTCAGGTCGCGCGGCCGCCACGCGACCCACGGTCGGGCCACGTCGGCGAACGCGAGCGCGCTCGCCACGAGGAACGCGACCGACCCCAGCGCGTCGGGCGCCCAGACGCGTCGCTGCGCCTCGTCGAGGGTGAGCGAGGCGTCGAGCGCGGCGAACGTGGAGACGTTGAACAGCACGGTTCCCGCGAGCTGGACCGTGCCCGCCCACCACGCCGGACGGTCGAGCGCGCGCACGTGGTGCCGCCACCGCGCGGCGGCCAGCGGGCGGGCTTCGGCACGCACGACGCCGAGCGAGATCAGCACCTGCAGCAGGGCGGCGAGCGTGAAGAAGACCGACCCGATCGCGTACGTCCAGCAGTCGGCCTGCACACCGACGAGCGAGGCGTAACCGGGTGTCGCGCCGAGGACGAAGCACGTGGAACCCAGCGCGAACAGCGCCGCCACCTGCCAGTCGGCGCGACCCGGCGTCCACCAGCGCACACGGACGTGCGCGGCGTCCCCCGTCGTCGGCGAGCGACCCTCGTCCGCGTCCATCGGTGCGCGCCTACAGGTGGCTGAACCCGCTGGACTCCTCGGGCGTCATCGACACCGTGACGGGGTGCCTGCTGAAGTGCCCGACGGCCTCCTCGAAGTCCGCCAGCAGGAGCTCCACGAGGTCACGGCTGACGTCCTGCCGGACGAGGACCCGCTGCACCGCGATGCCGCTCACCGCGCCGGTGAGCGGGTACGCGGGCACCTGCCAGCCCTTGGTCCGCAGACGGTCTGCGACGTCGTACAGCGTGAAGCCGGGGTCGACGCCCTCCCGGATGCGCCACGCGACGGCGGGGATGGCCGACTGCTGGTCGCCGGCGCAGACCAGGTCGAACGGGCCCAGGCGGGGGATCGCGTCGGCGAGGACCGTGCAGTTGTCGTAGGCGGCCTGGTGCAGGTCGCGATAGCCGGTCCGCCCGAGGCGCACGAAGTCGTAGTACTGCGCGACGATCTGCCCTGCCGGGCGGGAGAAGTTCACCTGGAACACGGGCATGTCCCCGCCCAGGTAGCTGACGTGGAAGATCAGGTCGTCGGGCAGCTCGGCGACGTCGCGCCAGACCACCCAGCCCACGCCGAGGGGTGCGAGCCCGAACTTGTGCCCCGACGTGCTGATCGACTTCACGCGCGGCAGCCGGAAGTCCCACACCAGGTCGGGGGCGCAGAACGGGGCGAGGAACCCGCCGCTGGCGGCGTCCACGTGCAGGTCGACGTCGAGCCCGGTGCGCGCCTGCAGGTCGTCCAGTGCGGCGGCGAGCGCGGCGACGGGTTCGTAGCTGCCCGTGTACGTCACGCCGAGCGTGGGGACCACGACGATCGTGTTCTCGTCGACGCGCTCGAGCATGTCCTCGGGCGTCATCTCGTAGTGCCCCTCGGACATCGGCACCTCGCGGATCTCGACGTCCCAGTACCGGGCGAACTTGTGCCACACCACCTGGACGGGCCCGCACACCATGTTGGGCCGATCGGTCGGCTTGCCCCCGGCCTGACGCCGGGCCCGCCAGCGCCACTTGGCGGCCATGCCGGCGAGCATGCAGGCCTCCGACGAGCCGATGCCGGAGGTGCCGATCGTCGTCTGCGACGCCGGCGCGTGCCACAGGTCGGCGAGCATGTGCACGCAGCGGCGCTCGAGCTCGGCCGTCATCGGGTACTCGTCCTTGTCGATGAGGTTCTTGTCGATGCACAGCGCCATGAGCGCCTTGACCTCGGGCTCCTCCCAGGTCTGGCAGAACGTCGCGAGGTTCTGCCGGGCGTTGCCGTCGAGCATGAGCTCGTCGTGCACCGCCTGGTAGGCCGCGGCGGGCGGCATGGTGCCTTCGGGGAAGGCGTACTTCGGCAGGGTCCGGGCGAGCCCGGCCTCGGCGAAGAGCGAGTCGTTCGCGTCCCCAGGACGCGGTGCGCGGTCGTGGAGTGCCATCCGGCCACTGTCGCAGCACCGTCCGGGGCGCGCGCGCCGGGAGCGCGGCGGCCCGCGCCGAGGGTCGTGCCTGACGGTCGGCGCCGTGCACCGCAACTAGGCTTGGCCGGTGACCTCCACCACCCCTGGCTCGTCCCCGGTCCGCGTCCGCTTCTGCCCGTCGCCGACGGGCACCCCGCACGTCGGCCTCATCCGCACCGCGCTGTTCAACTGGGCGTACGCGCGGCACGTCGGCGGCACGTTCGTGTTCCGCATCGAGGACACCGACCCGGCGCGCGACTCCGAGGAGAGCTACCAGCAGCTGCTCGAGGCGCTGCGCTGGCTCGGCATGGACTGGGACGAGGGTGTCGAGGTCGGTGGCCCGCACGAGCCGTACCGGCAGTCGCAGCGCATGGACCTGTACCGCGATGTCGCGCGCCGGCTGCTCGAGGGTGGATACGCCTACGAGTCGTTCTCGACGCCGGAGGAGATCGAGGCCCGTCACCGTGCCGCGGGGCGCGACCCCAAGCTCGGCTACGACGGCTTCGACCGCGACCTGACCGCCGAGCAGAAGGCCGCCTACCTGGCTGAGGGCCGCGAGCCCGTGCTGCGCCTGCGCATGCCCGACGAGGACGTCACCTTCACCGACCTGGTGCGCGGCGACGTCACCTTCAAGGCCGGCTCGGTGCCCGACTACGTCATCGTCCGCGGCAACGGCTTCCCGCTGTACACGCTGGTCAACCCCATCGACGACGCCCTCATGGGCATCACGCACGTGCTGCGCGGCGAGGACCTGCTCTCCTCGACCCCCCGCCAGGTCGTGCTCTACCGTGCGCTGCTCGAGCTCGGCGTCGCCACCGTGCTGCCCGTGTTCGGGCACCTGCCGTACGTCATGGGCGAGGGCAACAAGAAGCTCTCGAAGCGCGACCCCGAGTCCAACCTGTTCCTGCACCGCCAGCGCGGCTTCACGCCCGAGGGCCTGCTGAACTACC
Coding sequences within:
- a CDS encoding LuxR C-terminal-related transcriptional regulator, which encodes MRQVVEQAAPAAPGTAAARPSRPRDAYPPSRFQVPTVPDGLVRRERLLHRVSSGVQGPLTLVSAAAGSGKTSLLASWAADRAIPGPLVWMRLQEGDEHPDAFWSSLARGLTVGDAALSGLPLPDLPGPAGATGTTAPPGPADRAVLDMLAWWLTDAGGRTVLVLDDAEYLADRALGDGLGYLLRHSGEHLHVVLLTRTEPCLPLHRYRLDGDVTEIRQADLALTDHEAVALLEAAQVDLAQVELTDLMERTHGWVAGVRFAARELAGRPRVGSGHAGPGASTSESGGVEAEVGVGVRDDEPTDGALTAYLRAEVLDAQPAELREAMLRCGVVDVLEAGLVDALVDGAHGQQVIDRLTASGALLDADPDRRGSFRFQPQLRDLLRAQLSEESPETVATGHRRAAQWFAAQGRSGAAISHAVRAGAWDLAAAVAVDGLDAAAALAGRVEPHLRVLLDGLPDDVRGAESALVRATAARLADDGELVARELRRARAGVRVPEERRFDASLLTLALLEAEQATRAGDGHGAAAALSTAERRLRRTSGGTPGHRSAVGRLLAVQRCELDLLRCELADVAVAAADLERVPQGQATALRRRARAAAALSWSLTGQLRRAAAAARLALDARPGDDRWASVRALLALAWVATEEYDLDGAGTLAAEASRLGAEGDAVCAVVLALVRGRVVHARGDDCAAQQHVRLARSGRGSRTLPAPWEDRLVAAQARWGAPGRRTGGPAGEPPVVAVLTLDARLDLLVRRAERAERAGDRDRARLLLDRALRLAEPELIRRPFLEAPATVRRMLPVRTSAPTAWLAVPAGRTDAGTRGHPADLGGQGVRRPGSQHLRREALGRPVAVRTGSWGPPSGRRPAPEHLTAKELQVLEHLGRLLTTAEIADTMYVSVNTVRTHVRNILRKLDVARRHEAVRRAWELGLLGPPGQADAGPARGPGSGAEDR
- the gltX gene encoding glutamate--tRNA ligase, with translation MTSTTPGSSPVRVRFCPSPTGTPHVGLIRTALFNWAYARHVGGTFVFRIEDTDPARDSEESYQQLLEALRWLGMDWDEGVEVGGPHEPYRQSQRMDLYRDVARRLLEGGYAYESFSTPEEIEARHRAAGRDPKLGYDGFDRDLTAEQKAAYLAEGREPVLRLRMPDEDVTFTDLVRGDVTFKAGSVPDYVIVRGNGFPLYTLVNPIDDALMGITHVLRGEDLLSSTPRQVVLYRALLELGVATVLPVFGHLPYVMGEGNKKLSKRDPESNLFLHRQRGFTPEGLLNYLALLGWSIAPDRDVFSVEEMVGAFDVADVNPNPARFDLKKAEAINAAHLRLLAPEEFRDRLVPYLHAGGLVLVDSYADLPAQQRALLDAAAPLVQERMTLLGEAVGMLGFLFVADDAVEVAEDARGALREESPAVLDASLVALGALPADGFTTAATQEVLQAALVDGPDGLGIKPRFAYTPLRVALTGRRVSPPLFESMEILGKDATLARIAALRSTL
- a CDS encoding YrhK family protein, which translates into the protein MDADEGRSPTTGDAAHVRVRWWTPGRADWQVAALFALGSTCFVLGATPGYASLVGVQADCWTYAIGSVFFTLAALLQVLISLGVVRAEARPLAAARWRHHVRALDRPAWWAGTVQLAGTVLFNVSTFAALDASLTLDEAQRRVWAPDALGSVAFLVASALAFADVARPWVAWRPRDLTWAVATLNLVGSVAFGVSAVAAKYVPSGELRDAALANLGTFVGGVCFLVGAVLLVPDQQEQRAPTG
- a CDS encoding DUF7144 family membrane protein: MTEKHRAPGAVVENTSWTTEPGPTAWVGWIAFAGAMMIMLGLFHAIQGLVALFRDEYFLVAPSGLAISIDYSQWGWIHLVLGIVVAGAGLALLVGQMWARVVAVLLAFLSALASVAFLAAYPIWSVLMIAVAILVIWAVMVHGREMRRVDV
- a CDS encoding methyltransferase domain-containing protein, translated to MNSPSRPGVYTHGHHESVLRSHRWRTAENSAAYLLPSLRPGQSLLDVGCGPGNLTVDLARRIAPGEVVGVDASGAVIELAQAENADEPHVRFEVADVYELPFADGTFDVVHAHQVLQHLADPVLALREMRRVTRPGGIVAVRDADYAGMTWFPPSHGLDEWRELYHEVTEANGHEADAGRHLLSWVREAGYDPEGITPGAGAWCYASPEDRTWWAGLWADRIVQSTFAAQALAHGLADEVGLELLADAWREWGHQPDAWFAILHGEVVARV
- a CDS encoding 3-methyladenine DNA glycosylase gives rise to the protein MTSPAATPGVAAVLDPATWQARAAAHAARADALTAGHRERRSRHERHAIEDFLYEYYPTKPAQLRRWHPGAGTALAPGADGPAPHAGWRWYRTAPDGAVTLDVDSYLAARGDTVRFVRTLLTATAARPAFTGCFGLHEWAMVYREPDGEHRHPLPLRLGAAGTDAVVEQHRIRCSHVDAFRFFTPEAVARNSLQPTRQTQVADEQPGCLHATMDLYKWALKLGPLVPGALLLDCFELAGRIRRTDMQASPYDVTSYGLEPIAIETPTGKAEYVRLQREYAARSNPLRARLLASCDDIATSPVLSP
- a CDS encoding fumarylacetoacetate hydrolase family protein, producing the protein MRIARFTTGNDPRYALVEGEPGSEELVVISGDPIYTPVQPTGERLRLDQDGVRLLAPVIPRSKIIGVGRNYADHAAEHGHEVPAQPLLFLKPNTSVIGPDDPIVLPDWTEHVEHEAELAVVIGKVTKDVRPDKALDQVFGFTVANDVTARDIQRSDLQWTRAKGFDTSCPIGPWIVPGLDVDDLAVRARVNGVTTQDGRTSQMVFDVAYLISYVSEVFTLLPGDVILTGTPAGVSPIVARDVVEVEVEDIGTLRNPVLRRS
- a CDS encoding glutamate decarboxylase gives rise to the protein MALHDRAPRPGDANDSLFAEAGLARTLPKYAFPEGTMPPAAAYQAVHDELMLDGNARQNLATFCQTWEEPEVKALMALCIDKNLIDKDEYPMTAELERRCVHMLADLWHAPASQTTIGTSGIGSSEACMLAGMAAKWRWRARRQAGGKPTDRPNMVCGPVQVVWHKFARYWDVEIREVPMSEGHYEMTPEDMLERVDENTIVVVPTLGVTYTGSYEPVAALAAALDDLQARTGLDVDLHVDAASGGFLAPFCAPDLVWDFRLPRVKSISTSGHKFGLAPLGVGWVVWRDVAELPDDLIFHVSYLGGDMPVFQVNFSRPAGQIVAQYYDFVRLGRTGYRDLHQAAYDNCTVLADAIPRLGPFDLVCAGDQQSAIPAVAWRIREGVDPGFTLYDVADRLRTKGWQVPAYPLTGAVSGIAVQRVLVRQDVSRDLVELLLADFEEAVGHFSRHPVTVSMTPEESSGFSHL
- a CDS encoding heparan-alpha-glucosaminide N-acetyltransferase domain-containing protein; its protein translation is MRRIEGVDVARGIAVLGMVTAHVGPDDHGPIPPGGFSQLADGRSAALFVVLAGVGLGLLSGGTDPVQGTRLVQARLRILVRGGLLLALGQALVLLDVPIAIILTSYAVYFALGVVALTWSRSALVTAAAVVALLGPLVVQWAQPRLPELSAGSPQTLADVVVGHYYPAAVWMAYVLAGLAIGRSDLRSTRLRRAGAVLGLGLVVLGHGGSWVALHVLGLPTPLATSEPHSSTTFEVVGNTGVALLVLAAALVAADRWPRTLSPLAATGALALTAYTAHLVAIAVVGPWIVWDTSLGWWLWFVGVIVLGCWAWRRRLGRGPLERALHAASTWAADLAPDALPERPGRLP